One Synechococcus sp. MU1617 DNA window includes the following coding sequences:
- a CDS encoding putative quinol monooxygenase, whose protein sequence is MASFDKSTPFMLLARIHVKPGCVDQYLELARVTDEAVQASEPGMIHHTFDQDPDDPQSFVWSEVYANDKAFSAHVSNPPVQEYLQKHAELGDGFSIEVYGTVGNECLQLMESFGLPLKIFETKLGYSRV, encoded by the coding sequence ATGGCCAGCTTCGACAAGTCCACACCCTTCATGTTGCTGGCGCGAATCCACGTCAAGCCAGGTTGTGTGGACCAGTACCTGGAGCTTGCCCGCGTCACCGACGAAGCCGTTCAGGCTTCTGAGCCAGGCATGATTCATCACACCTTTGATCAAGACCCAGACGATCCTCAGTCGTTCGTGTGGTCAGAGGTCTACGCCAACGACAAGGCGTTCAGCGCCCATGTCTCCAACCCTCCTGTTCAGGAGTATCTGCAAAAGCACGCCGAGCTCGGCGATGGCTTCAGCATTGAGGTTTACGGCACGGTCGGCAATGAATGCCTGCAGCTCATGGAGTCGTTTGGCCTTCCACTCAAAATCTTTGAAACCAAGCTCGGATACAGCAGGGTCTGA